In Thermosynechococcus sichuanensis E542, a single genomic region encodes these proteins:
- a CDS encoding DUF1269 domain-containing protein — MSTLVVIAFDDEYKANEVLIQLLKLQREHLIDLEDAAVVVRTKDGKVKINQTQDLTLQGALGGGFWGLLIGLLFFNPLLGWAAGLVAGAISGKFTDIGIDDNFIKELGQTISPGSSAIFTLVRQATPDKVLEEIAPFGGKVLRTSLSKQDEAKLQEALNRGNTASQAPAPSEATTSSETTNS; from the coding sequence ATGAGTACCTTAGTGGTCATTGCATTTGATGATGAGTACAAAGCGAACGAAGTATTAATCCAGTTACTCAAACTCCAGCGTGAACATCTCATTGACCTTGAGGACGCGGCTGTTGTCGTGCGCACCAAAGATGGCAAGGTTAAAATCAACCAGACTCAGGATTTAACTCTCCAGGGTGCCCTTGGCGGTGGCTTTTGGGGGCTGCTTATTGGTCTATTGTTCTTCAATCCCCTCCTAGGCTGGGCGGCAGGTCTTGTGGCCGGAGCCATTTCCGGCAAATTTACCGATATTGGCATTGATGACAACTTCATCAAAGAATTGGGGCAAACTATCTCCCCCGGTAGCTCGGCCATCTTTACCTTGGTGCGCCAAGCCACACCCGACAAAGTCCTCGAGGAAATTGCTCCCTTTGGCGGTAAAGTCCTGCGCACCTCCCTGTCAAAACAGGATGAAGCGAAGTTACAAGAAGCCCTCAACCGAGGCAATACGGCATCTCAAGCGCCTGCCCCTAGCGAAGCGACAACCTCCAGTGAAACGACGAATAGTTAG
- a CDS encoding 2Fe-2S iron-sulfur cluster-binding protein, producing MSTPQTYTVTIHVRPLKPGDPPPRTYTITVPSDRYILQYAESQGLELPFSCRNGACTTCAVRILSGHVYQPEAMGLSPALQAQGYALLCVSYARSDLEVETQDEDEVYELQFGRYFGKGRVQLGLPLDED from the coding sequence ATGAGCACGCCCCAAACCTATACGGTGACCATTCACGTGCGTCCCCTCAAGCCGGGAGACCCACCCCCGCGGACATACACAATTACCGTTCCGAGCGATCGCTATATCCTGCAATACGCTGAAAGCCAAGGCCTTGAGTTGCCCTTTTCCTGTCGCAACGGTGCCTGTACCACCTGTGCCGTGCGTATTCTCTCTGGCCACGTTTATCAACCCGAAGCCATGGGACTCTCACCGGCTCTGCAAGCCCAAGGCTATGCCCTCTTGTGTGTCAGCTATGCCCGCTCTGACCTTGAGGTGGAAACCCAAGATGAAGATGAGGTCTATGAGCTGCAATTTGGCCGCTACTTTGGCAAAGGGCGAGTACAGTTGGGACTGCCCCTCGATGAGGACTAG
- a CDS encoding inositol monophosphatase family protein: protein MSAVSCPLPESERQRYLEIATEAALAGGAVLQHYWGKLSEIEEKGRSGDLVTVADRQSEAAVLDVIRRHCPDHAVLAEESGLSGLKDNPFLWAIDPLDGTTNYAHQYPFSAVSVALLVEGEPHIGVVYDPFHRELFRAATGLGATRDRQPIRVSSTAELSHSLLVTGFAYDRRETEDNNYAEFCYLTHLSQGVRRGGAAAIDLAYIACGRLDGYWERGLSPWDLAAGVVLVREAGGIVTAYDQSPFQLTSGRILATNGHLHAALSEALLRVKPLGFSFLPELT, encoded by the coding sequence ATGTCAGCCGTGAGTTGTCCACTGCCAGAGAGTGAGCGGCAGCGTTATCTGGAAATTGCCACGGAGGCAGCCTTAGCTGGGGGCGCCGTCCTTCAGCACTACTGGGGCAAATTAAGCGAGATTGAGGAAAAAGGGCGCTCTGGTGACCTTGTGACGGTGGCCGATCGCCAGTCAGAAGCGGCGGTACTGGATGTGATTCGTCGCCATTGTCCAGACCATGCGGTGCTAGCAGAGGAGTCCGGTCTTTCGGGACTGAAGGATAACCCATTTCTGTGGGCAATTGATCCGCTGGATGGCACCACCAATTATGCCCATCAGTATCCCTTTAGTGCGGTGTCGGTGGCTCTCCTAGTCGAGGGAGAACCCCACATTGGTGTCGTCTATGATCCCTTTCATCGCGAACTGTTTCGTGCTGCTACAGGCCTCGGTGCCACCCGCGATCGCCAGCCGATCCGTGTTTCCAGTACTGCCGAACTGAGTCATAGCCTTTTGGTCACAGGGTTTGCCTACGATCGCCGCGAAACCGAGGACAATAACTACGCGGAATTTTGCTACCTCACCCATCTCAGCCAAGGGGTACGGCGGGGTGGAGCAGCAGCCATTGACTTGGCCTACATTGCCTGTGGTCGCCTCGATGGTTATTGGGAACGGGGGCTGTCCCCTTGGGACTTGGCGGCTGGTGTGGTTCTGGTTCGTGAAGCGGGGGGCATCGTCACTGCCTACGATCAATCCCCTTTTCAACTGACATCAGGGCGGATTTTAGCGACGAATGGTCATCTCCACGCTGCCCTGAGTGAGGCACTCCTGCGGGTAAAACCCTTGGGCTTTTCCTTTCTCCCAGAGTTAACCTAG
- a CDS encoding segregation/condensation protein A, protein MSQSFADTAIDILIELAERGEIDPWDIQVIEVFDRCLAELAQRGEPNLSESGQAFLYAAMLVLLKSDRLVAVAEPIPEETEFAEPPEISENQSFVVLPHALEQHLHRRPVAPPQQRRRVTLEELIAHLKTMAIQSDRAKVLRPHQPRRRRRPTTLKAITQLAHQENLTETASEVESLLREMAPPGRWLDFQELLRHKPDPVGVFWALLFLAAQSKVELQQTDFYQPLRVRTCLAEVIPLEA, encoded by the coding sequence ATGAGCCAATCCTTTGCCGATACCGCCATTGACATTTTGATTGAGTTGGCCGAGCGGGGGGAAATTGACCCTTGGGATATTCAAGTGATTGAGGTCTTCGATCGCTGTTTGGCGGAGTTGGCACAGCGGGGAGAACCCAATCTCAGTGAATCGGGGCAGGCCTTTTTGTATGCAGCAATGCTAGTCCTCCTCAAGAGCGATCGCCTAGTGGCGGTTGCTGAACCGATTCCCGAGGAAACAGAATTCGCGGAGCCACCAGAGATCAGTGAAAATCAGTCCTTTGTGGTCTTACCCCATGCCCTAGAGCAGCATTTGCATCGTCGCCCTGTGGCTCCTCCCCAACAACGGCGCCGCGTCACCCTTGAGGAATTAATTGCCCACCTGAAAACAATGGCGATTCAGAGCGATCGTGCAAAGGTGCTGCGGCCGCATCAACCCCGGCGGCGTCGCCGTCCCACCACCCTTAAAGCAATTACCCAACTGGCTCACCAAGAAAACCTCACGGAGACGGCCAGCGAAGTCGAAAGCCTCCTCAGAGAAATGGCTCCCCCAGGGAGATGGCTAGACTTCCAAGAGCTACTGCGGCACAAACCCGATCCCGTAGGCGTTTTTTGGGCGCTGCTCTTCCTTGCTGCCCAGTCCAAGGTGGAGCTCCAACAAACCGATTTTTATCAACCCCTACGGGTGCGGACTTGTCTAGCTGAAGTCATTCCCCTAGAAGCCTAG
- a CDS encoding DICT sensory domain-containing protein, translated as MANRIIATSVLEELLARLPRLRSQLYFKTSLTALSHAMEDQVLANEDEPIIIACFQRERFYRQEAHRYQRIATKSDHVYVLAAPETEFKNCSGDYETVAFDAKDALSQEWHLTVLGKNYSTCLVCREVQRSPANRLDVLPPMDAARRFEGIWTFDRQVAATTAELLLNRIREYRPELQEKLKAGLALVETYRQVEGCNSDPAPFADRLVTYLQAGQYKQIKAYRQIAIQERKERLTNAITTAIRNSLNPTEILTRAVAELGEALKGDRCLIYRCRSTDTRVRIEHEYTSGALPPLQYQYWPVSEHPYTQQALAHQQVIQVNDVAADPHYEATRFKPLDAAGVKALLLAPVLYQGRLLGIVELHRGEPLPWHEMDAELVEAIATQVGVALIQAEAYADLEELNAQLEALDRTRSNLIAITGHELRTPLSTIQVCLESLASEPDMDPELRQVMLSTALADAERMRKLIQDFLTLSQLESGRVQWRPEPLPLQELVDLALSSLRTPKEQLPTIRTVLPKELPLIRADGEWLVEVLSKLLDNACKFTEQSGQVSIAAKPRPDGLLEVTVADTGRGIEPDRLETIFDRFYQEEGALRRSAGGTGLGLAICRQIITNLGGQIWAESAGRDRGSEFHFTIPIAEPFSG; from the coding sequence ATGGCCAACAGGATCATTGCCACATCTGTTCTTGAGGAGTTGTTGGCGCGGTTGCCTCGCTTGCGATCGCAACTGTACTTCAAGACATCGCTGACGGCGCTCTCCCATGCAATGGAGGATCAGGTTTTAGCCAATGAGGATGAGCCGATTATTATTGCCTGTTTTCAGCGGGAGCGCTTTTATCGCCAAGAGGCCCATCGTTACCAGCGCATTGCCACAAAGTCCGATCATGTTTACGTCTTGGCTGCTCCTGAAACCGAGTTCAAGAACTGCTCTGGAGACTATGAAACCGTTGCCTTTGATGCCAAGGATGCCCTCAGTCAAGAATGGCATTTGACTGTCTTGGGCAAAAATTACAGCACGTGCTTGGTCTGCCGCGAGGTCCAGCGATCGCCCGCCAATCGCTTAGATGTGTTGCCGCCGATGGATGCGGCGCGTCGTTTTGAGGGCATTTGGACCTTTGATCGGCAGGTAGCGGCCACAACTGCTGAACTTCTCCTCAACCGTATTCGAGAGTACCGCCCTGAACTGCAGGAGAAACTCAAGGCTGGGCTGGCACTAGTTGAGACCTATCGCCAAGTGGAGGGATGTAATAGTGATCCGGCCCCCTTTGCCGATCGCCTTGTCACCTATCTCCAAGCCGGCCAGTACAAGCAAATCAAAGCCTACCGCCAAATTGCCATTCAAGAGCGCAAGGAACGCCTCACCAATGCCATTACCACAGCCATTCGCAACTCCCTTAATCCCACGGAAATTCTCACTCGGGCGGTGGCAGAACTAGGGGAAGCCCTCAAGGGCGATCGCTGTCTCATTTATCGTTGCCGCAGTACCGATACGCGGGTGCGCATTGAACACGAGTACACGAGCGGTGCTCTACCGCCCTTGCAGTACCAGTATTGGCCGGTGAGTGAGCACCCCTACACCCAACAGGCACTGGCGCATCAGCAGGTGATTCAGGTGAATGACGTGGCCGCTGATCCCCACTACGAGGCGACCCGTTTCAAGCCCCTCGATGCCGCCGGGGTCAAAGCCCTCCTACTGGCACCTGTGCTCTATCAGGGGCGGCTGTTGGGTATTGTCGAACTCCACCGCGGTGAACCGCTGCCGTGGCACGAGATGGACGCAGAATTAGTGGAGGCGATCGCCACCCAAGTAGGAGTTGCCCTGATTCAGGCGGAAGCCTACGCAGATTTAGAGGAACTCAATGCCCAACTGGAGGCCTTGGATCGTACTCGCAGCAATCTCATTGCCATTACCGGCCATGAACTGCGCACGCCCCTTTCAACCATTCAAGTGTGTCTTGAAAGTTTGGCCAGTGAACCCGATATGGATCCGGAACTGCGGCAGGTGATGCTGAGTACGGCTCTGGCGGATGCTGAGCGCATGCGGAAACTGATTCAGGACTTCCTCACCCTCTCGCAGTTGGAAAGTGGCCGCGTGCAGTGGCGACCGGAACCGCTCCCCCTCCAAGAACTGGTGGATCTGGCTCTCAGTAGTCTGCGCACCCCCAAGGAGCAACTACCAACGATTCGAACAGTGCTGCCCAAGGAATTGCCCTTGATCCGAGCAGATGGGGAGTGGTTGGTGGAGGTGCTCTCGAAGCTACTTGACAATGCCTGCAAATTTACCGAGCAGTCCGGTCAGGTCTCCATTGCAGCCAAGCCTCGTCCCGATGGCCTCTTGGAAGTGACGGTTGCCGATACTGGGCGCGGTATTGAACCGGATCGCTTGGAAACGATTTTTGATCGCTTTTATCAGGAGGAGGGGGCGCTGCGGCGCTCTGCCGGTGGAACGGGGTTGGGTCTTGCCATCTGTCGCCAGATCATTACTAATTTGGGGGGGCAAATTTGGGCAGAGTCGGCGGGGCGCGATCGCGGCAGTGAGTTCCACTTCACAATTCCCATTGCTGAGCCTTTTTCTGGATAG
- a CDS encoding ABC1 kinase family protein, which produces MTAPVSAVPSAGHRRYDPEAIARYYWRHPWQVIWRFVNISVSFLTFWLLLQWDKWLGQQKSQRPLRAMQLRKLLIRLGPTFIKVGQALSTRPDLICPDYLEELTLLQDKLPPFANEIAIAIIERDLRLNLGDIFAEFSPQPVAAASLGQVYRAKLHSGEEVAVKVQRPNLLPVITRDLFLIRLLVQWFKPWLPINLCHDLRDIVDEFGRKLFEEIDYLNEGRNAEKFAANFRDDPTVKVPKIYWEYTTEHVLTLEWIHGIKLTRTDCMIAAGVDPDELIRIGVISGLRQLLEFGFFHADPHPGNLFAMPDGRMAYIDFGMMDQLEESTKESLVDAVVHLVNKDYPALAADFVKLGFLTPETDITPIIPALESVFEEVIGSSVREFNFKVITDRFSELMYAYPFRVPAKFALIIRSLVTQEGIALCLNPNFRIVDVSYPYVARRLLQGESPQLRRRLLDVLFKDGRFQWQRLENLIAIARQDQHFNLAPTATLGLQYLFSEEGQYLRRQIVLALTEDDRLHTEEVQRLWNLVKSDLRPLFFIDVAWEALKASVSHTLGKEEDSNSLAVAS; this is translated from the coding sequence GTGACTGCCCCTGTGTCTGCTGTGCCAAGTGCTGGTCATCGTCGTTACGATCCAGAGGCGATCGCCCGCTACTACTGGCGACACCCTTGGCAAGTAATCTGGCGGTTCGTTAACATTTCAGTATCTTTCTTGACATTCTGGCTCCTCCTGCAGTGGGATAAGTGGCTGGGTCAACAGAAAAGTCAGCGTCCCCTGCGAGCGATGCAATTGCGCAAACTCCTGATTCGTTTAGGCCCAACCTTCATCAAAGTGGGTCAAGCCCTCTCCACTCGCCCCGATCTAATTTGTCCCGACTACCTCGAAGAACTCACCCTGCTTCAGGACAAGCTGCCCCCCTTTGCCAACGAGATTGCTATTGCCATTATTGAGCGGGATCTTCGCTTGAACCTAGGGGATATTTTTGCCGAATTCTCCCCCCAACCGGTGGCCGCCGCCAGTCTTGGCCAAGTCTATCGCGCCAAACTCCACAGCGGTGAAGAGGTGGCTGTCAAAGTGCAGCGTCCCAATCTCTTGCCTGTGATTACCCGCGATCTCTTTCTCATTCGTCTTTTGGTGCAGTGGTTCAAGCCTTGGCTCCCCATTAACCTCTGCCATGATCTGCGGGATATTGTGGATGAATTTGGCCGCAAACTCTTCGAGGAAATCGACTACCTCAATGAAGGGCGCAATGCTGAGAAATTTGCTGCCAATTTCCGCGATGATCCCACAGTCAAGGTACCGAAAATCTATTGGGAATACACCACGGAGCACGTGCTCACGCTGGAGTGGATCCACGGCATTAAGCTCACCCGTACCGATTGCATGATAGCCGCAGGGGTTGACCCCGATGAGCTAATTCGTATCGGTGTGATTTCTGGTCTGCGGCAACTCTTGGAATTTGGCTTTTTCCATGCGGATCCGCATCCGGGGAATCTCTTCGCCATGCCCGATGGTCGGATGGCCTACATTGACTTCGGCATGATGGATCAACTGGAGGAGAGCACCAAAGAATCCCTTGTGGATGCCGTCGTTCATCTTGTGAACAAAGACTATCCAGCCTTGGCGGCAGACTTCGTCAAACTGGGCTTCCTTACGCCAGAAACCGATATTACGCCGATCATCCCTGCCCTTGAGTCGGTCTTTGAGGAGGTGATTGGCTCCAGTGTGCGGGAATTCAACTTCAAAGTGATTACTGATCGCTTCTCTGAGTTGATGTATGCCTATCCCTTCCGGGTTCCCGCTAAGTTTGCCCTGATCATTCGCTCTCTGGTGACTCAAGAGGGCATTGCCCTGTGCCTCAACCCCAACTTTCGCATTGTGGATGTCAGCTACCCCTATGTTGCTCGGCGCCTACTCCAGGGAGAATCACCTCAACTGCGGCGGCGGTTATTGGATGTCCTCTTCAAGGATGGTCGTTTTCAGTGGCAGCGACTGGAAAACCTGATTGCGATCGCCCGCCAAGATCAGCACTTTAACCTCGCGCCCACGGCGACATTGGGCTTGCAGTACCTCTTTTCGGAGGAGGGACAGTACCTACGGCGGCAAATTGTGCTAGCGTTAACCGAAGATGACCGTCTCCACACCGAAGAGGTGCAACGCCTTTGGAATTTGGTTAAGTCTGATCTGCGCCCCCTCTTCTTTATTGACGTGGCATGGGAAGCCCTCAAGGCCTCTGTGTCCCACACACTCGGTAAAGAAGAAGATAGCAATTCTTTGGCGGTGGCCAGTTAA
- a CDS encoding (Fe-S)-binding protein — protein sequence MTATDPVARPPDPHLIDACVHCGFCLSTCPSYRVLGTEMDSPRGRIYLMDAINEGQVQLADVVQHFDSCLGCLACVTTCPSGVEYDKLIAATRVQVQRHYHRPVGDRLLRWFIFQTLPYPQRLRALLWPLWLYQKLGLANLEQRLGLLKRLLPKSLAAMYQLLPPLAATTFRDRSPEVVPAQGKQRGRVGVILGCVQRLFLPEVNAATISVLSANGFEVVLPPQQGCCGALPHHQGEEDQAQRLARQMIDCFTATHVDAVLINASGCGHTLKEYHHLLAADPDYGDRARDFVQKVEDVQVFLVKQGLVTPLHPLSDRPLTLVYQDACHMIHGQKIRLQPRQLLRQIPQVQLREPLDAALCCGSAGVYNILQPDVAAELGRQKVRNLLNTRPDVIVSANVGCTVQLRQYLQEQSSPVPIYHPMQLLDLAIRGEKLPS from the coding sequence ATGACTGCAACTGATCCTGTGGCTCGCCCGCCCGATCCACACTTGATTGATGCCTGTGTCCATTGCGGGTTTTGCCTCTCCACCTGTCCCAGCTATCGGGTACTGGGCACGGAAATGGACTCTCCCCGTGGCCGTATCTACCTCATGGATGCCATTAATGAGGGGCAGGTGCAACTGGCGGATGTCGTCCAGCACTTTGATTCCTGCTTGGGTTGCTTGGCCTGCGTCACCACCTGTCCATCGGGGGTTGAGTACGATAAGTTGATTGCCGCCACCCGTGTGCAAGTGCAGCGTCATTATCACCGTCCTGTGGGCGATCGCCTCCTGCGCTGGTTTATTTTCCAAACGCTACCCTATCCTCAACGCCTGCGTGCTCTCCTGTGGCCGCTCTGGCTCTACCAAAAACTAGGCTTGGCCAATCTCGAACAGCGGCTGGGACTCCTAAAACGGCTGCTGCCCAAGTCCCTTGCGGCCATGTATCAACTGCTGCCGCCCCTTGCAGCAACAACATTTCGCGATCGCTCTCCTGAAGTCGTGCCCGCCCAAGGGAAACAGCGTGGCCGAGTGGGGGTGATTCTCGGCTGTGTGCAACGGCTCTTTTTGCCTGAAGTCAATGCAGCCACAATCTCCGTGTTAAGTGCCAATGGTTTTGAGGTGGTGCTGCCGCCGCAACAGGGGTGCTGTGGTGCCCTGCCCCATCACCAAGGAGAAGAGGATCAGGCGCAACGCCTTGCTCGCCAGATGATTGATTGTTTTACCGCCACCCATGTGGATGCGGTTTTAATCAATGCCTCGGGTTGTGGCCATACTCTCAAGGAGTACCATCACCTTTTGGCGGCTGACCCCGACTATGGCGATCGCGCCCGTGACTTTGTGCAAAAAGTTGAGGATGTCCAGGTCTTTTTGGTCAAACAGGGCTTGGTGACACCCCTCCACCCCTTGAGCGATCGCCCCTTGACCTTGGTCTATCAAGACGCCTGCCACATGATCCACGGCCAAAAAATTCGCCTTCAACCGCGTCAACTCCTGCGACAAATTCCCCAAGTCCAACTGCGGGAACCCCTTGATGCAGCACTCTGTTGTGGCAGTGCCGGGGTTTACAACATTCTCCAACCCGATGTCGCAGCCGAATTAGGACGCCAAAAGGTGCGCAACCTGCTGAATACTCGACCCGATGTCATTGTCTCAGCCAATGTGGGCTGCACCGTACAATTGCGGCAGTATCTCCAAGAGCAAAGCAGCCCCGTGCCCATTTACCACCCGATGCAACTGCTAGACTTGGCGATTCGCGGTGAGAAACTGCCGTCCTAG
- a CDS encoding FAD-binding oxidoreductase, which translates to MKRTLSALLGDAAVHSLAELGDRSPHLRPYLPEHALLVTPPTPEAGAAVITCAQREGWRVLPIGAGTKLNWLGNTPKADIFLRTTAWHQLIDHAAADMTVTTQVGIPFQQLQHHLAPAGQWIAADPLFRETATLGGCLATQSNGTLRQRYGSWRDQLLGVKFIRSDGQIVKAGGRVVKNVAGYDLMKLLIGSYGTLGILTEVTLRVYPLPDAVQIWQLRGAVAALAKGLGAIFSSSLAPARCVLRLEGTGALLLELEFHTLREVLASGTLGDRLSQIARTHDLQLEPQAPLGITLNPTPDQVILKMGVPLSEMLLALTQLQQLARELACECRGEMSAGVGYAYLHGQEEHLRQLILRLRQGLPRGYVTVLAAPLSLKQQLDPWDYRGNALELMRNLKQQLDAMGVFGTGVFVGNL; encoded by the coding sequence ATGAAACGCACCCTGAGCGCACTGTTGGGGGATGCAGCGGTTCACTCCCTTGCTGAATTGGGCGATCGCTCTCCCCACCTGCGCCCCTACCTTCCTGAGCATGCCCTGCTGGTGACTCCCCCCACCCCCGAAGCGGGAGCAGCAGTAATTACCTGTGCACAGCGGGAAGGCTGGCGAGTCTTGCCCATCGGCGCTGGTACCAAACTCAATTGGCTAGGGAACACCCCTAAAGCAGATATTTTTCTACGGACAACGGCTTGGCACCAGCTCATTGATCATGCGGCTGCCGATATGACCGTCACCACCCAAGTGGGCATTCCCTTTCAACAGCTCCAGCACCACCTCGCACCCGCAGGACAGTGGATTGCAGCGGATCCCCTCTTTCGAGAAACAGCGACCCTTGGTGGTTGCTTGGCGACCCAAAGTAATGGCACGTTGCGGCAGCGGTATGGCTCATGGCGCGATCAGTTATTGGGGGTCAAGTTCATTCGCAGCGATGGCCAAATCGTCAAAGCTGGCGGGCGAGTGGTCAAAAATGTGGCTGGCTATGACCTGATGAAGCTGCTCATCGGTAGCTATGGCACGCTGGGCATCCTAACGGAGGTGACGTTGCGGGTCTATCCCCTGCCTGATGCAGTGCAAATTTGGCAGTTGCGGGGAGCGGTTGCTGCCTTGGCCAAAGGGTTGGGAGCGATTTTCAGCAGTTCCCTAGCCCCAGCGCGATGCGTCCTGCGCCTTGAGGGAACGGGGGCACTCTTACTGGAATTGGAGTTTCATACGCTGCGGGAAGTTTTGGCCTCAGGTACCTTGGGCGATCGCCTCAGTCAGATTGCCCGGACCCATGATCTGCAACTGGAACCCCAAGCCCCCCTAGGCATTACCCTCAACCCCACCCCCGATCAAGTGATTCTCAAAATGGGTGTGCCTTTGAGCGAGATGTTGCTCGCCCTGACCCAGCTTCAGCAGTTGGCAAGGGAATTGGCCTGCGAGTGCCGAGGCGAAATGAGTGCAGGGGTCGGTTACGCCTATCTCCACGGACAGGAGGAGCATCTCCGCCAACTGATTCTCAGGCTGCGCCAAGGGCTACCACGGGGCTATGTCACCGTCTTAGCAGCACCCCTGAGCCTCAAGCAGCAACTGGATCCTTGGGACTATCGCGGCAACGCCCTTGAATTGATGCGGAATCTTAAGCAACAATTGGATGCAATGGGTGTCTTTGGCACTGGCGTTTTTGTCGGCAATCTCTAG
- a CDS encoding response regulator, whose translation MTTDLFDSGAGRILIVDDTPENVEVLTTLLQLEGYDVRGAISGQMALMGIEAEPPDVILLDIMMPDMNGYEVCQTLKENPKTKHIPIIFISALDDVFDKVKAFEIGAADYITKPFQQAEVLARVKNQLTIALLQRKLRQKNALLQKQNQQLQEIAEERRDLVSSLQAAQEQYRQMFEEAVVGIYQSSPEGVYFKVNNALARIYGYADAEDWLADIEHHNHRPYVDDSSWEKFQQQIQARGFVRNLVSKVYRADQTITTICECARPVKSEDGQLLYYEGFVFELPTRNP comes from the coding sequence ATGACCACTGACCTCTTTGACTCAGGGGCTGGTCGCATTTTAATTGTCGATGATACCCCCGAAAATGTTGAAGTTTTAACCACACTACTGCAACTCGAAGGCTACGATGTGCGCGGTGCCATCAGTGGCCAAATGGCGCTCATGGGCATTGAGGCCGAACCCCCAGATGTTATTCTGCTGGACATCATGATGCCTGATATGAATGGCTACGAGGTCTGTCAAACCCTCAAAGAGAATCCCAAGACCAAGCATATCCCCATTATTTTCATCAGTGCCCTCGATGATGTCTTTGATAAGGTCAAGGCCTTTGAGATCGGTGCCGCTGACTACATCACCAAACCCTTTCAGCAGGCAGAAGTACTGGCGCGGGTGAAAAATCAGTTGACGATCGCCCTTCTCCAGCGGAAGCTGCGGCAAAAAAATGCTCTCTTGCAAAAGCAAAACCAGCAGTTGCAGGAAATCGCTGAGGAACGGCGTGACTTGGTCTCCTCACTGCAAGCGGCGCAAGAACAGTATCGGCAAATGTTTGAGGAGGCCGTGGTCGGGATTTACCAAAGTTCGCCGGAGGGGGTTTACTTCAAGGTGAACAACGCCTTGGCACGCATCTATGGCTATGCCGATGCCGAGGACTGGCTAGCGGATATAGAGCACCATAATCATCGTCCCTACGTGGATGACAGCTCTTGGGAAAAATTCCAACAGCAAATCCAAGCCCGTGGCTTTGTGCGCAACCTCGTCTCCAAGGTGTATCGTGCTGACCAAACAATCACCACCATTTGCGAATGCGCCCGCCCGGTCAAAAGTGAGGACGGTCAACTTTTATACTACGAAGGGTTTGTCTTTGAACTGCCCACCCGTAATCCATGA
- a CDS encoding DUF3598 family protein, whose protein sequence is MTTNWENFRKNLGEWHGSFTAISPTGEVGASVPSILILADTADGQRVRFELRRFGNGLDQPPTSETVQEYATIGRQNVFFPTGAFSKGSLQVAPFAEFGAEYGFVMGDRRLRFVQLFDKNQHLQSMTLIREFRAHSNAVERPPLTVDQLLGEWRGTAYTVYADWRSPTETPTHLSLWREGDRLYQVLQTPEQEVKTTATIAGARLLFNDTDQPKQLVLLPDGTSSLTPLQVSFRQPFFVEVGWLWAQGQRQRLIRTYGDRGEWVSATLVVEERIS, encoded by the coding sequence ATGACAACAAATTGGGAAAATTTTCGCAAAAACCTTGGGGAATGGCATGGCTCCTTTACGGCTATCAGTCCTACGGGAGAAGTGGGAGCGTCAGTGCCCTCGATTTTGATCCTTGCCGATACTGCTGACGGTCAGCGGGTGCGTTTTGAACTGCGACGCTTTGGCAATGGCCTCGATCAGCCCCCCACCAGTGAAACAGTGCAGGAGTATGCCACCATTGGCCGCCAAAATGTCTTTTTTCCGACGGGCGCTTTTTCTAAGGGATCGTTGCAGGTGGCGCCCTTTGCGGAGTTTGGCGCCGAGTATGGCTTTGTCATGGGCGATCGCCGACTGCGCTTTGTCCAACTCTTTGACAAAAACCAGCACTTGCAATCTATGACGCTGATTCGCGAGTTTCGTGCCCACAGTAATGCCGTTGAACGTCCCCCTTTAACCGTGGATCAGCTCCTAGGGGAGTGGCGCGGTACGGCCTACACGGTCTATGCCGACTGGCGATCGCCCACGGAAACCCCAACCCATCTGAGTCTTTGGCGTGAGGGCGATCGGCTTTACCAAGTGCTGCAAACCCCTGAGCAAGAGGTAAAAACAACGGCAACAATCGCTGGCGCCCGTCTTCTCTTTAACGATACAGATCAACCCAAGCAGCTTGTCCTACTCCCCGATGGTACCTCTAGCCTGACCCCCCTACAGGTGTCCTTTCGTCAGCCCTTCTTTGTCGAGGTGGGCTGGTTGTGGGCACAAGGGCAGCGGCAGCGCCTCATTCGTACCTATGGCGATCGCGGTGAATGGGTGAGTGCCACACTCGTTGTTGAAGAACGGATAAGCTAA